Proteins encoded together in one Sceloporus undulatus isolate JIND9_A2432 ecotype Alabama chromosome 4, SceUnd_v1.1, whole genome shotgun sequence window:
- the LOC121927559 gene encoding myelin P2 protein-like, which produces MSEQFLGTWKLISSENFDEYMKELGVSFSQRKLGSLAKPKVIITMDKDVTTIRTETVFKVSEISFRLGQEFEETTMDNRHAKSIITMDSGTLIQVQKWDDKHTIMKRTLVDGNMVLECTMNDVICTRVYSRM; this is translated from the exons ATGTCCGAGCAGTTCTTGGGAACCTGGAAACTCATCTCTAGTGAAAACTTTGATGAatatatgaaagaactag GAGTTAGCTTTTCCCAAAGGAAGCTGGGAAGCTTAGCCAAGCCTAAGGTGATCATTACCATGGACAAAGATGTTACCACCATCAGAACAGAGACCGTCTTTAAAGTGAGTGAGATCTCCTTCAGACTGGGCCAAGAATTTGAGGAAACAACAATGGATAACAGGCACGCCAAG AGCATAATAACGATGGACAGTGGTACACTGATTCAAGTGCAGAAATGGGATGACAAACATACTATTATGAAAAGAACATTAGTAGATGGAAATATGGTGTTG GAATGTACCATGAATGATGTTATCTGTACCAGAGTCTACTCACGAATGTGA
- the LOC121927558 gene encoding myelin P2 protein-like: MLNGLNSCTSQSSTPSDVDINMPVKDVDITRRDLKCLPKPRLTIRTKGVWMKIKMENPVKKTEISFKLGQEFEEITADNRKTKSIVTMEKDGSLLHVQIWLGKKTLIRRRLVYGTMVEELIIGSAISKRQYKRA; encoded by the exons CACCTAGCGATGTGGATATTAATATGCCAGTAAAGGATGTGGACATCACAAGAAGGGATCTGAAGTGTTTGCCCAAGCCTAGACTAACTATCCGTACAAAGGGTGTTTGGATgaaaatcaaaatggagaaccCTGTCAAAAAAACAGAGATCTCCTTCAAGCTGGGCCAGGAGTTTGAGGAGATCACAGCAGATAACAGGAAAACCAAG AGTATTGTGACCATGGAGAAGGATGGATCCCTGCTACATGTGCAGATTTGGCTTGGGAAAAAAACTCTAATAAGGAGACGGCTGGTGTATGGCACCATGGTGGAG GAATTAATTATAGGAAGTGCCATTTCTAAAAGACAGTATAAGCGGGCTTGA